Proteins encoded together in one Hemiscyllium ocellatum isolate sHemOce1 chromosome 31, sHemOce1.pat.X.cur, whole genome shotgun sequence window:
- the nsrp1 gene encoding nuclear speckle splicing regulatory protein 1, translating to MAAPVRQYGLILPKKTKNTVALSKHFIFDDSDDETSVNETLQKESLKKTMMKQTKLEIQKALEEDSTVYEYDSIYDDLQQKKLESSTKLLSGANKKPKYIESLLKAVGERKKEQDRRMERKIQKEREAEGEKYMDKDAFVTSAYKKKLQEQAEEKEQERREAEREASLDVTKQKDLSGFYRHFLNQKVGEESIPECSIRGTKGVKEEQSGNYPNESDCQNPAAISRGSMSVNEQNPDADSDFEIDSEDDKAKNGQKKTASKTRNDDSSDNNEEKGAVRQYRRHVGSSSEEEQSHHQHMSYSHKEGKSEKSKRHSKSYRDKEKSFRNKGSSGHKEHSHVKGKYKEKDHHRKEREHERYKDGKEQKRIKEEKCKDKDYNSGRNVRHRDYGEKHKERDEQTDEKLQERERSKVEKYAKKNDRRKEEKHREHKEEGKWDKIISEREKEKDTFERTDKKYGSSDTREDSSEKEKHRKHDHKRARSEEKKIEELSVEARDNEEKGKIMNLLSEQKSKDDAEKQIDEAALSQPVSKFVKRSNQETITSAKERFLARQMNRALTKSYIEPEEND from the exons ACTTCAGTCAATGAAACCCTTCAAAAGGAGTCACTGAAGAAAACAATGATGAAGCAG actAAGTTAGAAATACAGAAGGCACTGGAGGAAGATTCCACAGTCTATGAATATGACAGTATTTATGATGACCTTCAACAGAAGAAGCTGGAAAGCAGCACAAAGTTGTTGTCTGGTGCCAATAAAAAG CCCAAGTACATTGAGAGCTTACTAAAAGCTGTAGGAGAGCGCAAAAAAGAACAAGACAGAAGGATGGAACGAAAAATCCAAAAGGAAAGAGAGGCTGAAGGAGAGAAGTATATGGACAAAGATGCATTTGTCACTTCTGCGTACAAAAAGAAACTCCAGGAGCAAGCAGAGGAGAAGGAACAAGAACGcagagaggcagaaagagagg CTTCTTTGGATGTAACAAAACAGAAAGACCTCAGTGGTTTCTATCGGCACTTCTTGAATCAGAAAGTGGGTGAAGAGTCAATTCCAGAATGCAGCATTCGTGGAACCAAAGG TGTGAAGGAAGAACAATCTGGAAACTATCCTAATGAAAGTGACTGTCAAAATCCTGCTGCCATATCAAGGGGATCAATGTCTGTGAATGAACAAAACCCTGATGCAGACAGTGACTTTGAAATTGATAGTGAAGATGACAAAGCTAAAAATGGTCAGAAAAAAACGGCTTCCAAAACAAGAAATGATGACAGTTCTGATAATAATGAAGAAAAGGGAGCAGTTCGTCAATACAGAAGGCATGTTGGGTCCTCTAGTGAGGAAGAACAAAGTCATCATCAACATATGAGTTATTCCCACAAAGAAGGAAAAAGTGAGAAAAGCAAGCGGCATTCTAAGAGCTATAGAGATAAAGAAAAAAGCTTCAGAAATAAGGGAAGTTCTGGTCATAAAGAACACTCACATGTAAAGGGCAAGTATAAAGAAAAAGATCATCACAGAAAGGAGAGAGAACATGAAAGATACAAGGATGGCAAAGAACAGAAGAGAATCAAGGAGGAAAAATGTAAAGATAAGGACTACAACAGTGGAAGgaatgtgagacacagagatTATGGAGAGAAGCATAAAGAAAGAGATGAGCAAACAGATGAAAAACTCCAAGAACGAGAACGAAGCAAAGTGGAAAAGTATGCAAAGAAAAATGacagaagaaaggaagaaaagcaCAGAGAACACAAAGAAGAgggaaaatgggacaagattattAGTGAAAGGGAAAAGGAAAAAGATACCTTTGAAAGAACTGATAAGAAATATGGAAGCAGTGATACGAGGGAAGATAgctcagagaaagaaaaacacagaAAACATGATCATAAGAGAGCACGATCTGAagagaaaaaaattgaagaaCTGAGTGTGGAAGCCAGAGATAATGAAGAAAAGGGAAAAATTATGAATTTGCTGAGTGAGCAAAAATCAAAAGATGATGCAGAAAAACAAATAGATGAAGCTGCGCTGTCCCAaccagttagtaaatttgtgaagcGCAGCAACCAAGAGACTATTACATCTGCAAAAGAGCGATTCCTTGCAAGGCAGATGAACAGAGCTTTAACAAAGTCATATATTGAACCAGAAGAAAATGACTAA